A single window of Drosophila suzukii chromosome 3, CBGP_Dsuzu_IsoJpt1.0, whole genome shotgun sequence DNA harbors:
- the Taf6 gene encoding transcription initiation factor TFIID subunit 6 isoform X3, translated as MSGKPSKSNSASSSMLYGSSISAESMKVIAESIGVGSLSDDAAKELAEDVSIKLKRIVQDAAKFMQHAKRQKLSVRDIDMALKVRNVEPQYGFVSKDFIPFRFASGGGRELHFTEDKEIDLSEITSSNSVKIPLDLTLRSHWFVVEGVQPTVPENPPPLSKDSQFLDSVNPVIKLDQGLNKDAAGKPTTGKIHKLKNVETIHVKQLATHELSVEQQLYYKEITEACVGSDEPRRGEALQSLGSDPGLHEMLPRMCTFIAEGVKVNVVQNNLALLIYLMRMVRALLDNPSLFLEKYLHELIPSVMTCIVSKQLCMRPELDNHWALRDFASRLMAQICKNFNTLTNNLQTRVTRIFSKALQNDKTHLSSLYGSIAGLSELGGEVIKVFIIPRLKFISERIEPHLLGTSMSNTDKTAAGHIRAMLQKCCPPILKQMRSAPDTAEDYKNDFGFLGPSLCQAVVKVRNAPASSIVTLSSSTINTAPITSAAQTATTIGRVSMPSTQRQGSPGVGVSALPQIRAIQANQPPQKFVIVTQNSPQPGQTKVVRRGSSPHSVVLSAASNGANASNSNSNSSASGSGNGGSLLSAAQRSSENVCVSAGSEAPAVDGITVESFRAP; from the exons ATGAGTGGAAAACCGTCGAAATCGAACAGTGCCTCGAGCAGCATGCTCTACGGCTCCAGTATCTCGGCGGAGTCCATGAAAGTGATCGCGGAGAGCATCGGTGTGGGCTCCCTTTCGGATGACGCCGCCAAAGAGCTGGCGGAGGATGTGTCCATCAAGCTGAAGAGGATTGTCCAGGACGCTGCCAAGTTCATGCAGCACGCGAAGAGGCAGAAACTCTCTGTGCGGGACATCGACATGGCCCTTAAGGTACGGAATGTAGAGCCGCAGTACGGCTTCGTTTCCAAGGACTTCATACCCTTCCGCTTCGCGTCCGGCGGAGGTCGGGAGCTGCATTTCACCGAGGACAAGGAGATCGACCTAAGTGAGATCACCTCCAGCAACTCTGTGAAGATTCCACTGGACCTCACCCTGCGTTCCCATTGGTTTGTGGTGGAGGGAGTCCAGCCCACTGTACCAGAAAACCCACCGCCGCTCTCGAAGGATTCTCAGTTCCTGGACTCTGTCAACCCAGTTATTAAACTCGATCAAGGTCTCAACAAAGATGCGGCCGGCAAACCAACCACCGGCAAGATCCACAAGCTCAAGAACGTGGAGACCATCCATGTCAAGCAGCTGGCCACGCACGAGTTGTCCGTGGAGCAGCAGCTGTACTACAAAGAAATCACGGAGGCCTGCGTGGGTTCGGACGAACCGCGCCGCGGTGAGGCGCTGCAGTCACTGGGCTCCGATCCTGGCCTGCACGAAATGCTGCCCCGCATGTGCACCTTCATCGCCGAGGGTGTTAAGGTCAATGTAGTGCAAAACAATTTGGCGCTGCTCATATACCTCATGCGAATGGTGCGTGCGCTCCTGGATAATCCATCGCTGTTTCTCGAGAAATAC CTACACGAACTAATACCCTCGGTGATGACCTGTATTGTGTCAAAGCAGCTGTGCATGCGCCCTGAACTGGACAATCACTGGGCCCTGCGAGATTTTGCCTCCCGCCTTATGGCGCAGATCTGCAAGAACTTCAATACTCTGACCAACAATCTCCAAACCCGTGTCACCCG CATCTTCAGTAAAGCCTTGCAAAACGATAAGACTCACCTATCCTCGCTGTACGGCTCTATAGCAGGACTCTCAGAGCTAGGGGGCGAAGTCATCAAAGTTTTTATTATACCCCGCCTAAAGTTCATATCGGAGCGTATCGAACCTCACCTGCTCGGCACCTCTATGAGCAACACAGACAAGACAGCCGCCGGTCACATTCGCGCCATGCTGCAGAAGTGCTGTCCCCCGATTCTCAAGCAAATGCGCTCTGCACCAGACACGGCGGAGGACTACAAGAACGACTTTGGCTTTCTGGGACCATCGCTATGTCAGGCGGTGGTCAAAGTACGAAATGCGCCCGCCAGCAGCATTGTGACCCTGTCGTCGAGCACCATCAACACGGCACCCATCACGAGTGCAGCCCAAACGGCAACCACCATCGGGCGCGTGTCCATGCCCAGCACACAAAGACAGGG AAGCCCTGGGGTGGGGGTGTCGGCCCTGCCTCAGATAAGAGCCATTCAGGCCAATCAGCCGCCGCAAAAGTTTGTGATAGTCACCCAGAACTCGCCGCAGCCGGGCCAGACAAAGGTGGTGCGGCGGGGCAGCTCTCCGCACAGCGTAGTCCTCTCCGCAGCCTCCAACGGGGCCAATGCCTCCAACTCGAACTCAAATTCGAGCGCCAGCGGAAGCGGGAACGGCGGCAGCCTGCTTTCAGCCGCACAGCGGAGCAGCGAGAATGTGTGTGTTAGTGCCGGTAGCGAAGCGCCAGCAGTTGATGGTATAACAGTTGAATCTTTCAGAGCACCCTAG
- the Taf6 gene encoding transcription initiation factor TFIID subunit 6 isoform X4 yields MSGKPSKSNSASSSMLYGSSISAESMKVIAESIGVGSLSDDAAKELAEDVSIKLKRIVQDAAKFMQHAKRQKLSVRDIDMALKVRNVEPQYGFVSKDFIPFRFASGGGRELHFTEDKEIDLSEITSSNSVKIPLDLTLRSHWFVVEGVQPTVPENPPPLSKDSQFLDSVNPVIKLDQGLNKDAAGKPTTGKIHKLKNVETIHVKQLATHELSVEQQLYYKEITEACVGSDEPRRGEALQSLGSDPGLHEMLPRMCTFIAEGVKVNVVQNNLALLIYLMRMVRALLDNPSLFLEKYLHELIPSVMTCIVSKQLCMRPELDNHWALRDFASRLMAQICKNFNTLTNNLQTRVTRIFSKALQNDKTHLSSLYGSIAGLSELGGEVIKVFIIPRLKFISERIEPHLLGTSMSNTDKTAAGHIRAMLQKCCPPILKQMRSAPDTAEDYKNDFGFLGPSLCQAVVKVRNAPASSIVTLSSSTINTAPITSAAQTATTIGRVSMPSTQRQGSPGVGVSALPQIRAIQANQPPQKFVIVTQNSPQPGQTKVVRRGSSPHSVVLSAASNGANASNSNSNSSASGSGNGGSLLSAAQRSSENLNLSEHPRRQLADH; encoded by the exons ATGAGTGGAAAACCGTCGAAATCGAACAGTGCCTCGAGCAGCATGCTCTACGGCTCCAGTATCTCGGCGGAGTCCATGAAAGTGATCGCGGAGAGCATCGGTGTGGGCTCCCTTTCGGATGACGCCGCCAAAGAGCTGGCGGAGGATGTGTCCATCAAGCTGAAGAGGATTGTCCAGGACGCTGCCAAGTTCATGCAGCACGCGAAGAGGCAGAAACTCTCTGTGCGGGACATCGACATGGCCCTTAAGGTACGGAATGTAGAGCCGCAGTACGGCTTCGTTTCCAAGGACTTCATACCCTTCCGCTTCGCGTCCGGCGGAGGTCGGGAGCTGCATTTCACCGAGGACAAGGAGATCGACCTAAGTGAGATCACCTCCAGCAACTCTGTGAAGATTCCACTGGACCTCACCCTGCGTTCCCATTGGTTTGTGGTGGAGGGAGTCCAGCCCACTGTACCAGAAAACCCACCGCCGCTCTCGAAGGATTCTCAGTTCCTGGACTCTGTCAACCCAGTTATTAAACTCGATCAAGGTCTCAACAAAGATGCGGCCGGCAAACCAACCACCGGCAAGATCCACAAGCTCAAGAACGTGGAGACCATCCATGTCAAGCAGCTGGCCACGCACGAGTTGTCCGTGGAGCAGCAGCTGTACTACAAAGAAATCACGGAGGCCTGCGTGGGTTCGGACGAACCGCGCCGCGGTGAGGCGCTGCAGTCACTGGGCTCCGATCCTGGCCTGCACGAAATGCTGCCCCGCATGTGCACCTTCATCGCCGAGGGTGTTAAGGTCAATGTAGTGCAAAACAATTTGGCGCTGCTCATATACCTCATGCGAATGGTGCGTGCGCTCCTGGATAATCCATCGCTGTTTCTCGAGAAATAC CTACACGAACTAATACCCTCGGTGATGACCTGTATTGTGTCAAAGCAGCTGTGCATGCGCCCTGAACTGGACAATCACTGGGCCCTGCGAGATTTTGCCTCCCGCCTTATGGCGCAGATCTGCAAGAACTTCAATACTCTGACCAACAATCTCCAAACCCGTGTCACCCG CATCTTCAGTAAAGCCTTGCAAAACGATAAGACTCACCTATCCTCGCTGTACGGCTCTATAGCAGGACTCTCAGAGCTAGGGGGCGAAGTCATCAAAGTTTTTATTATACCCCGCCTAAAGTTCATATCGGAGCGTATCGAACCTCACCTGCTCGGCACCTCTATGAGCAACACAGACAAGACAGCCGCCGGTCACATTCGCGCCATGCTGCAGAAGTGCTGTCCCCCGATTCTCAAGCAAATGCGCTCTGCACCAGACACGGCGGAGGACTACAAGAACGACTTTGGCTTTCTGGGACCATCGCTATGTCAGGCGGTGGTCAAAGTACGAAATGCGCCCGCCAGCAGCATTGTGACCCTGTCGTCGAGCACCATCAACACGGCACCCATCACGAGTGCAGCCCAAACGGCAACCACCATCGGGCGCGTGTCCATGCCCAGCACACAAAGACAGGG AAGCCCTGGGGTGGGGGTGTCGGCCCTGCCTCAGATAAGAGCCATTCAGGCCAATCAGCCGCCGCAAAAGTTTGTGATAGTCACCCAGAACTCGCCGCAGCCGGGCCAGACAAAGGTGGTGCGGCGGGGCAGCTCTCCGCACAGCGTAGTCCTCTCCGCAGCCTCCAACGGGGCCAATGCCTCCAACTCGAACTCAAATTCGAGCGCCAGCGGAAGCGGGAACGGCGGCAGCCTGCTTTCAGCCGCACAGCGGAGCAGCGAGAAT TTGAATCTTTCAGAGCACCCTAGACGCCAACTCGCTGATCATTGA
- the Taf6 gene encoding transcription initiation factor TFIID subunit 6 isoform X1 yields the protein MSGKPSKSNSASSSMLYGSSISAESMKVIAESIGVGSLSDDAAKELAEDVSIKLKRIVQDAAKFMQHAKRQKLSVRDIDMALKVRNVEPQYGFVSKDFIPFRFASGGGRELHFTEDKEIDLSEITSSNSVKIPLDLTLRSHWFVVEGVQPTVPENPPPLSKDSQFLDSVNPVIKLDQGLNKDAAGKPTTGKIHKLKNVETIHVKQLATHELSVEQQLYYKEITEACVGSDEPRRGEALQSLGSDPGLHEMLPRMCTFIAEGVKVNVVQNNLALLIYLMRMVRALLDNPSLFLEKYLHELIPSVMTCIVSKQLCMRPELDNHWALRDFASRLMAQICKNFNTLTNNLQTRVTRIFSKALQNDKTHLSSLYGSIAGLSELGGEVIKVFIIPRLKFISERIEPHLLGTSMSNTDKTAAGHIRAMLQKCCPPILKQMRSAPDTAEDYKNDFGFLGPSLCQAVVKVRNAPASSIVTLSSSTINTAPITSAAQTATTIGRVSMPSTQRQGSPGVGVSALPQIRAIQANQPPQKFVIVTQNSPQPGQTKVVRRGSSPHSVVLSAASNGANASNSNSNSSASGSGNGGSLLSAAQRSSENVCSTLDANSLIIETEIVRAPPELDDLSHLE from the exons ATGAGTGGAAAACCGTCGAAATCGAACAGTGCCTCGAGCAGCATGCTCTACGGCTCCAGTATCTCGGCGGAGTCCATGAAAGTGATCGCGGAGAGCATCGGTGTGGGCTCCCTTTCGGATGACGCCGCCAAAGAGCTGGCGGAGGATGTGTCCATCAAGCTGAAGAGGATTGTCCAGGACGCTGCCAAGTTCATGCAGCACGCGAAGAGGCAGAAACTCTCTGTGCGGGACATCGACATGGCCCTTAAGGTACGGAATGTAGAGCCGCAGTACGGCTTCGTTTCCAAGGACTTCATACCCTTCCGCTTCGCGTCCGGCGGAGGTCGGGAGCTGCATTTCACCGAGGACAAGGAGATCGACCTAAGTGAGATCACCTCCAGCAACTCTGTGAAGATTCCACTGGACCTCACCCTGCGTTCCCATTGGTTTGTGGTGGAGGGAGTCCAGCCCACTGTACCAGAAAACCCACCGCCGCTCTCGAAGGATTCTCAGTTCCTGGACTCTGTCAACCCAGTTATTAAACTCGATCAAGGTCTCAACAAAGATGCGGCCGGCAAACCAACCACCGGCAAGATCCACAAGCTCAAGAACGTGGAGACCATCCATGTCAAGCAGCTGGCCACGCACGAGTTGTCCGTGGAGCAGCAGCTGTACTACAAAGAAATCACGGAGGCCTGCGTGGGTTCGGACGAACCGCGCCGCGGTGAGGCGCTGCAGTCACTGGGCTCCGATCCTGGCCTGCACGAAATGCTGCCCCGCATGTGCACCTTCATCGCCGAGGGTGTTAAGGTCAATGTAGTGCAAAACAATTTGGCGCTGCTCATATACCTCATGCGAATGGTGCGTGCGCTCCTGGATAATCCATCGCTGTTTCTCGAGAAATAC CTACACGAACTAATACCCTCGGTGATGACCTGTATTGTGTCAAAGCAGCTGTGCATGCGCCCTGAACTGGACAATCACTGGGCCCTGCGAGATTTTGCCTCCCGCCTTATGGCGCAGATCTGCAAGAACTTCAATACTCTGACCAACAATCTCCAAACCCGTGTCACCCG CATCTTCAGTAAAGCCTTGCAAAACGATAAGACTCACCTATCCTCGCTGTACGGCTCTATAGCAGGACTCTCAGAGCTAGGGGGCGAAGTCATCAAAGTTTTTATTATACCCCGCCTAAAGTTCATATCGGAGCGTATCGAACCTCACCTGCTCGGCACCTCTATGAGCAACACAGACAAGACAGCCGCCGGTCACATTCGCGCCATGCTGCAGAAGTGCTGTCCCCCGATTCTCAAGCAAATGCGCTCTGCACCAGACACGGCGGAGGACTACAAGAACGACTTTGGCTTTCTGGGACCATCGCTATGTCAGGCGGTGGTCAAAGTACGAAATGCGCCCGCCAGCAGCATTGTGACCCTGTCGTCGAGCACCATCAACACGGCACCCATCACGAGTGCAGCCCAAACGGCAACCACCATCGGGCGCGTGTCCATGCCCAGCACACAAAGACAGGG AAGCCCTGGGGTGGGGGTGTCGGCCCTGCCTCAGATAAGAGCCATTCAGGCCAATCAGCCGCCGCAAAAGTTTGTGATAGTCACCCAGAACTCGCCGCAGCCGGGCCAGACAAAGGTGGTGCGGCGGGGCAGCTCTCCGCACAGCGTAGTCCTCTCCGCAGCCTCCAACGGGGCCAATGCCTCCAACTCGAACTCAAATTCGAGCGCCAGCGGAAGCGGGAACGGCGGCAGCCTGCTTTCAGCCGCACAGCGGAGCAGCGAGAATGTGTGT AGCACCCTAGACGCCAACTCGCTGATCATTGAGACGGAGATCGTACGCGCACCACCCGAGCTGGACGATCTCTCGCATCTGGAGTAG
- the Taf6 gene encoding transcription initiation factor TFIID subunit 6 isoform X2: MSGKPSKSNSASSSMLYGSSISAESMKVIAESIGVGSLSDDAAKELAEDVSIKLKRIVQDAAKFMQHAKRQKLSVRDIDMALKVRNVEPQYGFVSKDFIPFRFASGGGRELHFTEDKEIDLSEITSSNSVKIPLDLTLRSHWFVVEGVQPTVPENPPPLSKDSQFLDSVNPVIKLDQGLNKDAAGKPTTGKIHKLKNVETIHVKQLATHELSVEQQLYYKEITEACVGSDEPRRGEALQSLGSDPGLHEMLPRMCTFIAEGVKVNVVQNNLALLIYLMRMVRALLDNPSLFLEKYLHELIPSVMTCIVSKQLCMRPELDNHWALRDFASRLMAQICKNFNTLTNNLQTRVTRIFSKALQNDKTHLSSLYGSIAGLSELGGEVIKVFIIPRLKFISERIEPHLLGTSMSNTDKTAAGHIRAMLQKCCPPILKQMRSAPDTAEDYKNDFGFLGPSLCQAVVKVRNAPASSIVTLSSSTINTAPITSAAQTATTIGRVSMPSTQRQGSPGVGVSALPQIRAIQANQPPQKFVIVTQNSPQPGQTKVVRRGSSPHSVVLSAASNGANASNSNSNSSASGSGNGGSLLSAAQRSSENSTLDANSLIIETEIVRAPPELDDLSHLE; encoded by the exons ATGAGTGGAAAACCGTCGAAATCGAACAGTGCCTCGAGCAGCATGCTCTACGGCTCCAGTATCTCGGCGGAGTCCATGAAAGTGATCGCGGAGAGCATCGGTGTGGGCTCCCTTTCGGATGACGCCGCCAAAGAGCTGGCGGAGGATGTGTCCATCAAGCTGAAGAGGATTGTCCAGGACGCTGCCAAGTTCATGCAGCACGCGAAGAGGCAGAAACTCTCTGTGCGGGACATCGACATGGCCCTTAAGGTACGGAATGTAGAGCCGCAGTACGGCTTCGTTTCCAAGGACTTCATACCCTTCCGCTTCGCGTCCGGCGGAGGTCGGGAGCTGCATTTCACCGAGGACAAGGAGATCGACCTAAGTGAGATCACCTCCAGCAACTCTGTGAAGATTCCACTGGACCTCACCCTGCGTTCCCATTGGTTTGTGGTGGAGGGAGTCCAGCCCACTGTACCAGAAAACCCACCGCCGCTCTCGAAGGATTCTCAGTTCCTGGACTCTGTCAACCCAGTTATTAAACTCGATCAAGGTCTCAACAAAGATGCGGCCGGCAAACCAACCACCGGCAAGATCCACAAGCTCAAGAACGTGGAGACCATCCATGTCAAGCAGCTGGCCACGCACGAGTTGTCCGTGGAGCAGCAGCTGTACTACAAAGAAATCACGGAGGCCTGCGTGGGTTCGGACGAACCGCGCCGCGGTGAGGCGCTGCAGTCACTGGGCTCCGATCCTGGCCTGCACGAAATGCTGCCCCGCATGTGCACCTTCATCGCCGAGGGTGTTAAGGTCAATGTAGTGCAAAACAATTTGGCGCTGCTCATATACCTCATGCGAATGGTGCGTGCGCTCCTGGATAATCCATCGCTGTTTCTCGAGAAATAC CTACACGAACTAATACCCTCGGTGATGACCTGTATTGTGTCAAAGCAGCTGTGCATGCGCCCTGAACTGGACAATCACTGGGCCCTGCGAGATTTTGCCTCCCGCCTTATGGCGCAGATCTGCAAGAACTTCAATACTCTGACCAACAATCTCCAAACCCGTGTCACCCG CATCTTCAGTAAAGCCTTGCAAAACGATAAGACTCACCTATCCTCGCTGTACGGCTCTATAGCAGGACTCTCAGAGCTAGGGGGCGAAGTCATCAAAGTTTTTATTATACCCCGCCTAAAGTTCATATCGGAGCGTATCGAACCTCACCTGCTCGGCACCTCTATGAGCAACACAGACAAGACAGCCGCCGGTCACATTCGCGCCATGCTGCAGAAGTGCTGTCCCCCGATTCTCAAGCAAATGCGCTCTGCACCAGACACGGCGGAGGACTACAAGAACGACTTTGGCTTTCTGGGACCATCGCTATGTCAGGCGGTGGTCAAAGTACGAAATGCGCCCGCCAGCAGCATTGTGACCCTGTCGTCGAGCACCATCAACACGGCACCCATCACGAGTGCAGCCCAAACGGCAACCACCATCGGGCGCGTGTCCATGCCCAGCACACAAAGACAGGG AAGCCCTGGGGTGGGGGTGTCGGCCCTGCCTCAGATAAGAGCCATTCAGGCCAATCAGCCGCCGCAAAAGTTTGTGATAGTCACCCAGAACTCGCCGCAGCCGGGCCAGACAAAGGTGGTGCGGCGGGGCAGCTCTCCGCACAGCGTAGTCCTCTCCGCAGCCTCCAACGGGGCCAATGCCTCCAACTCGAACTCAAATTCGAGCGCCAGCGGAAGCGGGAACGGCGGCAGCCTGCTTTCAGCCGCACAGCGGAGCAGCGAGAAT AGCACCCTAGACGCCAACTCGCTGATCATTGAGACGGAGATCGTACGCGCACCACCCGAGCTGGACGATCTCTCGCATCTGGAGTAG
- the LOC108010661 gene encoding uncharacterized protein isoform X2 has protein sequence MHARFADPEPASPDSEDGIATESLEARIEAFKQSPQNMAALREVLDDVVLRAETEANRRAVENQKSQQGKEKRQNFKNGKVVNRARGFVVRIFDAICNCANNNAAAATTRFKLRSNSGGGGASGNGKRQQSQDEPETLVLTKKRPAGEGKKKKGVSMADDVQAGVRLMD, from the exons ATGCACGCCAGATTTGCAGATCCCGAGCCCGCGTCTCCGGACAGTGAAGATGGAATCGCAACGGAGTCGCTGGAGGCCAGAATAGAGGCGTTTAAGCAGAGTCCCCAGAACATGGCTGCTCTGCGGGAGGTGCTTGACGATGTGGTCCTGCGGGCTGAGACGGAGGCCAATAGGCGAGCAGTTGAGAACCAGAAATCGCAACAG GGCAAGGAAAAGCGCCAGA ATTTTAAGAACGGCAAGGTGGTGAACCGGGCCAGAGGATTTGTGGTGCGGATCTTCGATGCCATATGCAATTGTGCCAACAACAATGCGGCGGCGGCCACGACGCGATTCAAACTGAGGAGCAACAGCGGCGGAGGAGGAGCCAGCGGAAACGGAAAACGACAGCAGTCCCAGGACGAGCCGGAAACCCTAGTTCTGACCAAGAAGAGGCCAGCCGGCGAgggcaaaaaaaagaaaggcgTTAGCATGGCCGACGACGTGCAAGCCGGCGTTCGACTGATGGACTAA
- the LOC108010661 gene encoding uncharacterized protein isoform X1, with product MHARFADPEPASPDSEDGIATESLEARIEAFKQSPQNMAALREVLDDVVLRAETEANRRAVENQKSQQGKEKRQSFAIPDFKNGKVVNRARGFVVRIFDAICNCANNNAAAATTRFKLRSNSGGGGASGNGKRQQSQDEPETLVLTKKRPAGEGKKKKGVSMADDVQAGVRLMD from the exons ATGCACGCCAGATTTGCAGATCCCGAGCCCGCGTCTCCGGACAGTGAAGATGGAATCGCAACGGAGTCGCTGGAGGCCAGAATAGAGGCGTTTAAGCAGAGTCCCCAGAACATGGCTGCTCTGCGGGAGGTGCTTGACGATGTGGTCCTGCGGGCTGAGACGGAGGCCAATAGGCGAGCAGTTGAGAACCAGAAATCGCAACAG GGCAAGGAAAAGCGCCAGA GTTTCGCCATACCAGATTTTAAGAACGGCAAGGTGGTGAACCGGGCCAGAGGATTTGTGGTGCGGATCTTCGATGCCATATGCAATTGTGCCAACAACAATGCGGCGGCGGCCACGACGCGATTCAAACTGAGGAGCAACAGCGGCGGAGGAGGAGCCAGCGGAAACGGAAAACGACAGCAGTCCCAGGACGAGCCGGAAACCCTAGTTCTGACCAAGAAGAGGCCAGCCGGCGAgggcaaaaaaaagaaaggcgTTAGCATGGCCGACGACGTGCAAGCCGGCGTTCGACTGATGGACTAA
- the lush gene encoding general odorant-binding protein lush, giving the protein MKHWRQRSFSVLAIILEVLALLLPDPGTAMTMDQFLSSLDMIRSGCAPKFKLNIEDLDRLRVGDFSFPPSQDLMCYTKCVSLMAGTVNKKGEFNAAKALASLPHLVPTEMMEASKRSVEACRDAHKAFKESCERVFQTAKCLAENGEGKFMWP; this is encoded by the exons ATGAAGCACTGGAGACAACGCTCTTTCTCCGTTTTGGCCATCATCCTGGAAGTTTTGGCACTCCTATTGCCCGATCCTGGAACAGCCATGACGATGGACCAGTTCTTATCCTCGCTAGACATGATTCGGAGTGGCTGTGCGCCAAAGTTTAAACTCAATATAGAAGATCTCGATAGGCTTCGAGTGGGGGATTTTAGTTTTCCGCCATCGCAGGATCTCATG TGCTATACAAAGTGTGTGTCCTTAATGGCGGGCACCGTTAATAAAAAGGGAGAGTTCAACGCTGCGAAGGCCCTGGCGTCGCTTCCACATCTGGTACCAACGGAAATGATGGAGGCTTCCAAGAGATCCGTTGAGGCTTGCAGGGATGCGC ATAAAGCTTTCAAGGAATCGTGCGAAAGGGTCTTCCAAACAGCCAAGTGCTTGGCTGAAAACGGCGAAGGAAAGTTTATGTGGCCTTAG
- the LOC108011384 gene encoding trypsin-1 — protein MKAFFWAIVVLLGFSSQHTLAKTLTSDYIDLLDFSDNDEFQWGESENQVYENRTGESNTVNFLSRHRLNKRQAPTSQLLENKDYGPCSTPLGESGRCRHIIYCRMPELKNDVWRLVSQLCIIEKSSIGICCTDQSTSNRFSPQIVTNPDKDESRIVNRPEQRGCGITTRQFPRLTGGRPAEPDEWPWMAALLQEGLPFVWCGGVLITDRHVLTAAHCIHKKSKEDIFVRLGEYNTHMLNETRARDFRIANMVLHIDYNPQNYDNDIAIVRIDRATLFNTYIWPVCMPPVNEDWSDRNAIVTGWGTQKFGGPHSNILMEVNLPVWKQSDCRASFVQHVPDTAMCAGFPEGGMDSCQGDSGGPLLVQLPNQRWVTIGIVSWGVGCGQRGRPGIYTRVDRYLDWILANADV, from the exons ATGAAGGCCTTTTTTTGGGCTATCGTGGTTTTATTGGGCTTTAGCTCGCAGCATACACTCGCCAAAACATTAACCAGTGATTATATAG ACCTCCTCGACTTCAGCGATAATGACGAGTTTCAATGGGGGGAGTCCGAAAACCAGGTATATGAAAATCGCACTGGGGAAAGCAACACCGTGAATTTTTTATCACGACATCGTCTGAACAAGCGGCAGGCTCCTACTTCACAATTGCTG GAGAACAAGGATTACGGCCCATGCAGCACTCCTTTGGGTGAATCCGGTCGATGTCGCCATATTATATACTGTCGCATGCCGGAACTTAAGAACGATGTTTGGCGCCTGGTATCTCAGCTTTGCATCATTGAAAAAAG CTCCATAGGCATTTGCTGCACTGACCAGTCGACGAGCAACCGATTTAGTCCGCAGATCGTAACCAATCCGGACAAGGATGAATCGCGCATCGTCAATAGGCCGGAGCAGCGAGGGTGCGGGATTACCACCAGGCAGTTCCCACGGCTCACCGGCGGACGGCCAGCCGAGCCGGACGAGTGGCCTTGGATGGCGGCCCTGCTGCAGGAGGGCTTGCCCTTCGTCTGGTGCGGTGGGGTCCTGATCACCGATCGCCATGTCCTCACTGCCGCCCACTGCATCCACAAGAAAAGCAAGGAGGATATCTTCGTGCGTCTGGGCGAGTACAACACTCACATGCTGAATGAGACTAGGGCGAGGGATTTCCGTATCGCCAACATGGTGCTTCACATCGATTACAACCCCCAGAACTACGACAACGACATTGCCATTGTCAGGATCGACAGAGCCACTCTGTTCAACACCTATATCTGGCCAGTTTGCATGCCGCCCGTCAACGAGGATTGGTCGGATAGGAACGCCATTGTCACCGGTTGGGGCACCCAGAAATTTGGGGGACCCCATTCAAACATTCTAATGGAG GTCAACCTGCCGGTGTGGAAGCAGTCTGACTGCCGGGCCTCCTTTGTACAGCACGTCCCGGACACCGCCATGTGCGCTGGATTTCCAGAAGGAGGTATGGACTCCTGTCAGGGCGATAGCGGCGGTCCACTGCTGGTCCAACTACCCAATCAACGATGGGTCACCATCGGCATAGTGTCCTGGGGCGTGGGCTGCGGACAGCGTGGTCGTCCGGGTATTTACACACGCGTGGATCGCTACCTGGACTGGATTCTGGCCAACGCAGATGTCTAA